One Peterkaempfera bronchialis DNA window includes the following coding sequences:
- the mshD gene encoding mycothiol synthase translates to MDAAAAGTSPAEDRIETVAVPVPEDARLIGALLEAAAREDGREAVSEQGRLHLRAERAGVRHLLQHDGYGTLIGYAQLDGSAAGEAPTAELVVDPAHRGRGHGRLLAEAVLKESGGAVRAWAHGGHPAARHLADVLDLELFRELRQLRRPLPDTAEELEAELPQPALPDGVAVRTFRPGADDQAWLRLNAAAFAHHPEQGAWTERDLAERIAEPWFDPAGFFLAVRSTAGGEALVGFHWTKVHPRTPGQEQVGEVYVLGVDPAEQGSGLGRALTAVGLRHLAADRGLRAAILYVDADNPAALRVYERMGFSVHEVDLMYRTRSV, encoded by the coding sequence ATGGACGCTGCTGCTGCGGGGACGAGCCCCGCCGAGGACCGCATCGAGACCGTCGCCGTGCCCGTTCCGGAGGACGCCCGGCTGATCGGCGCGCTGCTGGAGGCCGCCGCCCGCGAGGACGGCAGGGAGGCCGTCTCCGAGCAGGGCCGCCTGCATCTGCGGGCCGAGCGGGCAGGCGTACGGCATCTGCTCCAGCACGACGGCTACGGCACCCTGATCGGCTACGCCCAGCTGGACGGCTCGGCAGCCGGTGAGGCGCCCACCGCCGAGCTGGTGGTGGATCCGGCGCACCGGGGCCGGGGCCACGGCCGGCTGCTGGCCGAGGCGGTGCTGAAGGAGTCCGGCGGCGCCGTACGGGCGTGGGCGCACGGCGGTCACCCGGCCGCCCGCCACCTGGCCGACGTACTCGACCTGGAGCTCTTCCGCGAGCTGCGGCAGCTGCGGCGGCCGCTGCCCGACACCGCCGAGGAACTGGAGGCCGAGCTGCCGCAGCCGGCGCTGCCGGACGGGGTGGCGGTGCGGACGTTCCGGCCGGGCGCGGACGATCAGGCGTGGCTGCGCCTCAACGCCGCCGCCTTCGCCCACCACCCCGAGCAGGGCGCCTGGACGGAGCGCGATCTGGCCGAGCGGATCGCCGAGCCGTGGTTCGACCCGGCCGGGTTCTTCCTGGCCGTCCGCTCCACGGCCGGCGGCGAGGCGCTGGTGGGCTTCCACTGGACCAAGGTGCACCCGCGCACCCCCGGTCAGGAGCAGGTCGGCGAGGTGTATGTGCTGGGCGTCGACCCGGCCGAGCAGGGCAGCGGCCTCGGCCGGGCGCTGACCGCCGTCGGGCTGCGCCACCTGGCCGCCGACCGGGGGCTGCGGGCCGCGATCCTCTATGTCGACGCCGACAACCCGGCGGCGCTGCGGGTCTACGAGCGGATGGGGTTCTCCGTGCACGAGGTGGACCTGATGTACCGAACCAGGAGCGTGTGA
- a CDS encoding HAMP domain-containing sensor histidine kinase, giving the protein MDRSIRLRITDWLRRIPLRRRLAVLTAVAVAVAVAVSAFSCWLLVRDQLSRQRDERLRAYITVPRARPMDPIAVVQQFCGNHGPPPGLRQSDTVASVIGPDGLICTTNGSDTGTALNVTAADEAVAMEPGSDNWRDGTLAKGTEVRVYTRNLGMGVALAVATDRIDGQLDLLALRLAIVAACGVIMASSAGLLVARASLKPVDRLTDVVEHIARTEEVGATIPVAGTDEIARLSESFNSMSTALAHSRDRQTRLIADAGHELRTPLTSLRTNVDLLVRSDSTGRALPPETRTRLLGNMQAQMGELSTLIGDLLELSRPTNGRSGQEISAVALHEIAARAVDRGRLRGPGLRFEVRLQPWYVRGSAHSLERAVINLLDNAVKYSPPGGTVDVSLSGGRLTVRDRGPGIAPDELPYVFDRFWRSPSSRQLPGSGLGLSIVAQTVRDSGGEVTLGPADDGGPGTLASVLLPGSPSAAISPAAPIPPAAPAGEHDGGRTA; this is encoded by the coding sequence ATGGACCGCAGCATCCGCCTCCGCATCACCGACTGGCTCCGCCGCATCCCGCTGCGCCGCCGCCTGGCGGTGCTCACGGCGGTGGCGGTGGCAGTGGCGGTGGCGGTCTCGGCGTTCTCCTGCTGGCTGCTGGTCCGCGACCAGCTCTCCCGCCAGCGCGATGAGCGGCTCAGGGCGTACATCACCGTCCCGCGCGCCCGTCCGATGGACCCGATCGCCGTGGTCCAGCAGTTCTGCGGCAACCATGGGCCACCGCCGGGCCTGCGGCAGTCCGACACGGTCGCCAGCGTGATCGGCCCCGACGGTCTGATCTGCACCACCAACGGCAGCGACACCGGCACCGCGCTCAATGTGACGGCGGCGGACGAGGCGGTCGCCATGGAGCCGGGCAGCGACAACTGGCGCGACGGCACCCTCGCCAAGGGCACCGAGGTCCGCGTCTACACCCGCAACCTGGGCATGGGCGTCGCCCTGGCCGTGGCCACCGACCGGATCGACGGACAGCTCGACCTGCTCGCCCTGCGCCTCGCCATCGTCGCCGCCTGCGGCGTGATCATGGCGTCCAGCGCCGGCCTGCTGGTCGCCCGCGCCTCCCTCAAGCCGGTGGACCGGCTCACCGATGTGGTGGAGCACATCGCCCGTACCGAGGAGGTCGGCGCCACCATCCCGGTCGCGGGCACCGACGAGATCGCCCGGCTCAGCGAGTCCTTCAACTCCATGAGCACCGCCCTCGCCCACTCCCGCGACCGGCAGACCCGCCTGATCGCCGACGCCGGCCATGAGCTGCGCACCCCGCTCACCTCGCTCCGTACCAATGTGGACCTGCTGGTCCGCAGCGACTCCACCGGCCGGGCGCTGCCCCCGGAGACCCGCACCCGGCTGCTGGGCAATATGCAGGCGCAGATGGGCGAGCTCTCCACACTCATCGGCGACCTGCTGGAGCTGTCCCGCCCCACCAACGGCCGCTCCGGCCAGGAGATCAGCGCGGTGGCGCTGCATGAGATCGCCGCCCGGGCGGTGGACCGGGGCCGGCTGCGCGGGCCGGGGCTCCGCTTCGAGGTGCGCCTCCAGCCCTGGTATGTGCGCGGCAGCGCCCACTCGCTGGAGCGGGCCGTGATCAACCTGCTGGACAACGCCGTCAAGTACAGCCCGCCCGGCGGCACCGTCGATGTCTCCCTCTCCGGCGGGCGGCTGACCGTACGCGACCGGGGGCCGGGCATCGCCCCCGATGAGCTGCCCTATGTCTTCGACCGGTTCTGGCGCTCGCCGTCCTCCCGGCAACTGCCCGGCTCCGGGCTGGGGCTCTCCATCGTCGCCCAGACGGTGCGGGACAGCGGTGGCGAGGTCACCCTGGGTCCGGCCGACGACGGCGGCCCCGGCACCCTCGCCTCGGTCCTGCTCCCGGGCTCCCCGAGCGCTGCGATCTCTCCGGCCGCTCCGATCCCTCCGGCCGCTCCAGCCGGAGAGCACGACGGCGGGCGGACCGCCTGA
- a CDS encoding RNA degradosome polyphosphate kinase: MSSTPRSPHATEQPPIGGMTATLGLPLPSGTALVDGAAPEEVFPEFEEELPEGRFLDRERSWLAFNERVLELAEDPETPLLERAKFLAIFASNMDEFFMVRVAGLKRRIATGVAQRSASGLQPREVLDLIWTRSRELMARQAAAFHQDLLPELAAEGIELVRWSDLTDKEQARLHTLFRQHIFPVLTPLAVDPAHPFPYISGLSLNLAVVVRNPLSGHKHFARVKVPQSLNRFLEASPQRYVPLEDVMGAHLEELFPGMEVLAHHAFRVTRNEDLEVEEDDAENILKALEKELMRRRFGPPVRLEVEESIDPYVLDLLVRELNISEAEVYPLPGPLDLTGLFGLADQDRPELRYPKFVAGTARGLTDVESASAPDIFAAVRERDVLLHHPYDSFSTSVQAFLEQAAGDPHVLAIKQTLYRTSGDSPIVDALIDAAESGKQVLVLVEIKARFDEQANIKWARKLEEAGCHVVYGLVGLKTHCKLSLVVRQEGETLRRYAHVGTGNYHPKTARLYEDLGLLTSDPQVGADLSDLFNRLSGYSRRESYRRLLVAPRGLRTGLVSRIHDEIAHHRAGRPARVQIKVNSIVDETLVDALYRASQAGVPVDVWVRGICAVRPGVPGLSENIRVRSVLGRFLEHSRVFVFANGGDPEVWIGSADMMHRNLDRRIEALVRVTDPALRAELSALIELGTSDETASWHLGPDGTWYRHWHDADGHRLRHVQELLIESRRRRPGSATR, encoded by the coding sequence ATGAGCAGCACCCCTCGATCCCCCCACGCCACCGAGCAGCCGCCGATCGGCGGTATGACCGCGACGCTGGGCCTTCCACTCCCGTCCGGTACGGCCCTGGTCGACGGTGCCGCGCCCGAGGAGGTCTTCCCGGAGTTCGAGGAGGAGCTGCCGGAGGGCCGCTTCCTGGACCGGGAGCGCAGTTGGCTGGCGTTCAACGAGCGGGTGCTGGAGCTCGCCGAGGACCCGGAGACCCCGCTGCTGGAGCGCGCCAAGTTCCTGGCGATCTTCGCGAGCAACATGGACGAGTTCTTCATGGTGCGGGTGGCCGGTCTCAAGCGCCGCATCGCCACCGGGGTCGCCCAGCGCTCCGCCTCCGGCCTCCAGCCGCGCGAGGTGCTGGACCTGATCTGGACCCGCTCCCGGGAGCTGATGGCCAGGCAGGCGGCGGCCTTCCATCAGGACCTGCTGCCGGAGCTGGCCGCCGAGGGCATCGAGCTGGTGCGCTGGTCCGACCTCACGGACAAGGAGCAGGCCCGGCTGCACACCCTCTTCCGGCAGCACATCTTCCCGGTGCTCACCCCGCTGGCGGTGGACCCGGCGCACCCCTTCCCGTACATATCGGGCCTCTCCCTCAACCTCGCGGTCGTGGTCCGCAACCCGCTCTCCGGCCACAAGCACTTCGCCCGGGTCAAGGTGCCGCAGTCGCTGAACCGCTTCCTGGAGGCGTCCCCGCAGCGGTATGTGCCGCTGGAGGACGTCATGGGGGCGCATCTGGAGGAGCTCTTCCCGGGTATGGAGGTGCTGGCCCACCACGCCTTCCGGGTCACCCGCAACGAGGACCTGGAGGTCGAGGAGGACGACGCCGAGAACATCCTCAAGGCGCTGGAGAAGGAGCTGATGCGGCGGCGCTTCGGCCCGCCGGTGCGCCTGGAGGTCGAGGAGTCGATCGACCCGTATGTGCTGGACCTACTGGTCCGCGAGCTGAACATCAGCGAGGCGGAGGTCTACCCGCTGCCCGGTCCGCTGGACCTGACCGGCCTCTTCGGGCTGGCCGACCAGGACCGGCCGGAGCTGCGGTACCCCAAGTTCGTGGCGGGCACCGCGCGCGGCCTCACCGACGTGGAGTCGGCGTCCGCGCCGGACATCTTCGCGGCGGTACGGGAGCGGGATGTGCTGCTGCACCACCCGTACGACTCCTTCTCCACCTCGGTACAGGCGTTCCTGGAGCAGGCCGCCGGCGACCCCCATGTGCTGGCCATCAAGCAGACCCTCTACCGGACCAGCGGCGACTCCCCGATCGTGGACGCCCTGATCGACGCCGCCGAGTCCGGCAAGCAGGTGCTGGTGCTGGTGGAGATCAAGGCCCGGTTCGACGAGCAGGCCAACATCAAGTGGGCCCGCAAGCTGGAGGAGGCCGGCTGCCATGTCGTCTACGGCCTGGTCGGGCTGAAGACCCACTGCAAGCTCTCCCTGGTGGTGCGGCAGGAGGGCGAGACGCTGCGCCGCTATGCGCATGTCGGCACCGGCAACTACCACCCCAAGACCGCCCGGCTCTATGAGGACCTGGGCCTGCTCACCTCCGACCCGCAGGTGGGCGCCGACCTCTCCGACCTCTTCAACCGGCTCTCCGGCTACTCCCGGCGGGAGTCCTACCGGCGGCTGCTGGTGGCGCCGCGCGGGCTGCGTACCGGCCTGGTGTCGCGCATCCACGACGAGATCGCGCACCACCGGGCGGGCCGCCCGGCCCGGGTCCAGATCAAGGTGAACTCGATCGTGGACGAGACGCTGGTGGACGCCCTCTACCGGGCGTCGCAGGCCGGGGTGCCGGTGGATGTGTGGGTGCGCGGCATCTGCGCGGTGCGGCCCGGAGTGCCGGGGCTGTCGGAGAACATCCGGGTGCGCAGCGTGCTGGGGCGCTTCCTGGAGCACTCGCGGGTCTTCGTCTTCGCCAACGGCGGCGATCCGGAGGTGTGGATCGGCAGCGCCGACATGATGCACCGCAATCTGGACCGCCGTATCGAGGCCCTGGTGCGGGTCACCGACCCGGCGCTGCGGGCCGAGCTCTCGGCGCTGATCGAGCTGGGCACCTCGGACGAGACGGCCTCCTGGCACCTGGGGCCGGACGGCACCTGGT
- a CDS encoding DUF1996 domain-containing protein: MSQHQRAQRRGRTVAIGVAAALALGGGGYAAFTASANADDNVTAASIECPRVNELLGSVPDQAKAEVDRDLVQVDALTSDANARLTASHGQGGPNFVQNAILGPLREQRVAMFDRIGTIMERTGGQRPQGLNDLAACSLKNGGGSGSSDPGQSQDNGNGGNQDQSQDQGQGQGQDQDQGQDQGQGQGQDQDQDQGQQNNSGDTQSGSAGISPEGFANGLSAADFVSIKSVRPNAKDPNLRRSPSRGTFTSRCGVSDHNNPANFIVAPGVENGAHHVHDYVGNKTSDGFSTNDSLVAAGTSCAKNDKSAYYWPVLRVTQAGDQGDANELGGAGDKNIGTKLRASSVRLEFRGNARSKVAAMPQFLRIITGDAKAAVTNGPANAKAQWSCSNALNRRLTDKYPLCGNSQTVRILDFPSCWDGQNTDSANHRTHVVFPAADGSCQNGFKAIPQLRMTISYRVPAGSKFALDSFPEELHKPVTDHGDFVNVMPSNLMNQVVSCINSGRRC, encoded by the coding sequence ATGAGCCAACACCAGCGCGCACAGCGCCGGGGCCGTACGGTGGCCATCGGCGTGGCCGCCGCTCTGGCGCTCGGTGGCGGAGGCTATGCCGCCTTCACAGCCAGCGCCAACGCGGACGACAATGTGACGGCGGCGAGCATCGAATGTCCACGTGTGAACGAACTGCTCGGCAGTGTGCCCGACCAGGCCAAGGCCGAGGTGGACCGTGATCTGGTCCAGGTGGACGCCCTGACCAGCGACGCCAATGCGCGGCTGACGGCGTCCCATGGGCAGGGCGGCCCGAACTTTGTGCAGAACGCGATCCTCGGGCCGCTGCGTGAGCAGCGGGTTGCCATGTTCGACCGGATCGGGACCATCATGGAGCGGACCGGCGGGCAGCGTCCGCAGGGGCTGAACGACCTTGCGGCCTGCTCCCTGAAGAACGGCGGCGGCAGCGGCAGCAGCGACCCGGGCCAGAGCCAGGACAACGGCAACGGCGGCAACCAGGACCAGAGCCAGGATCAAGGCCAGGGCCAGGGTCAGGACCAGGACCAGGGTCAGGACCAAGGCCAGGGCCAGGGCCAGGATCAGGATCAGGATCAGGGCCAGCAGAACAACAGCGGCGACACCCAGAGCGGCAGCGCCGGGATCAGCCCCGAGGGCTTCGCCAACGGCCTGTCAGCCGCCGACTTCGTCTCCATCAAGTCGGTCCGCCCCAATGCCAAGGACCCCAACCTCCGCCGCAGCCCCTCCCGTGGCACCTTCACCTCCCGCTGCGGGGTGAGCGACCACAACAACCCCGCCAACTTCATCGTCGCCCCCGGTGTCGAGAACGGCGCCCACCACGTCCACGACTACGTGGGCAACAAGACCAGCGACGGCTTCTCCACCAACGACAGCCTGGTCGCCGCCGGCACCAGCTGCGCCAAGAACGACAAGTCCGCCTACTACTGGCCGGTGCTGCGCGTCACCCAGGCCGGCGACCAGGGCGACGCCAATGAGCTCGGCGGCGCGGGCGACAAGAACATCGGCACCAAGCTCAGGGCCAGCAGCGTCCGGCTGGAGTTCCGGGGCAACGCCCGCTCGAAGGTCGCCGCGATGCCGCAGTTCCTGCGGATCATCACCGGCGACGCCAAGGCGGCGGTCACCAACGGCCCGGCCAACGCCAAGGCCCAGTGGTCGTGCAGCAATGCCCTCAACCGCAGGCTGACCGACAAGTACCCGCTCTGCGGCAACAGCCAGACCGTGCGCATCCTGGACTTCCCCAGCTGCTGGGACGGCCAGAACACGGACAGCGCCAACCACCGCACCCATGTGGTCTTCCCGGCCGCCGACGGCTCCTGCCAGAACGGCTTCAAGGCCATCCCGCAGCTGCGGATGACGATCAGCTACCGCGTCCCGGCGGGCAGCAAGTTCGCCCTCGACAGCTTCCCGGAGGAGTTGCACAAGCCCGTCACCGACCACGGGGACTTCGTCAACGTCATGCCGTCCAACCTGATGAACCAGGTCGTGAGCTGCATCAACAGCGGTCGCCGCTGCTGA
- a CDS encoding bifunctional metallophosphatase/5'-nucleotidase, with protein MSESTRTRARRRRLLTAGAASVGLVALAIPAAAASVPAHHPAPKHHHVPVHHPAPKHQPPKVHVENLQLLAINDFHGNLEPPAGSSGTIQEKDATGAVVSTPAGGVEYLATELRKARKGHRSSLTVAAGDVVGASPLLSGLFHDEPTIEAMNKLGLDVTSVGNHEFDEGSAELLRLQNGGCHPTDGCYAKGRKFKGADFEYLAANVTNEKTGKPILAPYWVKKVNGIKVGFIGVTLKGTPDIVTAAGVKGLKFGGEVETVNKYTAQLKKQGVKTIVALIHEGGYPAGNTYDADCDSPGAGAGISGPIVDIAKKIDPEVDAIVTGHTHNAYNCTIPDPAGKPRRVTSAASFGRLYTEIYLPINRATGDVIRSSVTAANHVVRRTVPKAADLTDLISYYQKIAEPIANRTVGYISADINGRGSSAYEKPLGDVIADAQLTGLAPADKGGAQLALMNPGGIRADLVQQASGSEGDGVVTYAEAFAVQPFTNMMNVIDLTGAQLIAGLQQQVSGSNEAAPKILQVSRGFTYTLDLTKSGADRVVVSSVRLNGEPIDPAKTYRVAMNEFLAGGGDGFAAFAGGTNKLVGASDLDVFTDYLTAHSSAAAPLAPPAQDRITVVGPGSDLN; from the coding sequence TTGTCCGAGTCCACCCGCACCCGCGCCCGCCGGCGCCGCCTGCTGACCGCCGGGGCCGCCTCGGTGGGCCTGGTCGCCCTGGCGATACCGGCCGCCGCCGCCTCCGTCCCGGCGCACCACCCGGCCCCGAAGCACCATCACGTCCCGGTGCACCACCCGGCTCCGAAGCACCAGCCTCCCAAGGTGCACGTCGAGAACCTCCAGCTGCTCGCCATCAACGACTTCCACGGCAACCTGGAGCCGCCGGCGGGCTCGTCCGGCACCATCCAGGAGAAGGACGCCACCGGCGCGGTCGTCTCCACCCCGGCCGGCGGCGTGGAGTACCTCGCCACCGAGCTGCGCAAGGCCCGCAAGGGCCACCGGAGTTCGCTCACCGTGGCGGCCGGCGATGTGGTGGGCGCCAGCCCGCTGCTCTCCGGTCTCTTCCACGACGAGCCGACCATCGAGGCGATGAACAAGCTCGGCCTCGATGTCACCAGCGTGGGCAACCACGAGTTCGACGAGGGCTCGGCCGAGCTGCTGCGCCTCCAGAACGGCGGCTGCCACCCCACCGACGGCTGCTACGCCAAGGGCCGCAAGTTCAAGGGCGCCGACTTCGAGTACCTGGCGGCCAATGTCACCAATGAGAAGACCGGCAAGCCGATCCTGGCCCCGTACTGGGTCAAGAAGGTGAACGGCATCAAGGTCGGCTTCATCGGGGTCACCCTCAAGGGCACCCCGGACATCGTCACCGCGGCGGGCGTCAAGGGCCTGAAGTTCGGCGGCGAGGTCGAGACGGTCAACAAATACACCGCCCAGCTGAAGAAGCAGGGCGTCAAGACGATCGTGGCGCTGATCCACGAGGGCGGCTACCCGGCCGGCAACACCTATGACGCGGACTGCGACTCGCCGGGTGCCGGCGCCGGCATCTCCGGCCCGATCGTGGACATCGCCAAGAAGATCGACCCCGAGGTCGACGCGATCGTCACCGGCCACACCCACAACGCGTACAACTGCACCATCCCGGACCCGGCCGGCAAGCCCCGCCGGGTGACCAGCGCCGCCTCCTTCGGCCGCCTCTACACCGAGATCTACCTGCCGATCAACCGCGCCACCGGCGATGTGATCCGCAGCTCGGTGACGGCCGCCAACCATGTGGTCCGCCGGACGGTCCCCAAGGCCGCCGACCTGACCGACCTGATCTCCTACTACCAGAAGATCGCCGAGCCGATCGCCAACCGCACCGTCGGCTATATCTCCGCCGACATCAACGGCCGGGGCAGCAGCGCCTATGAGAAGCCGCTCGGCGATGTCATCGCCGACGCCCAGCTCACCGGTCTGGCCCCGGCCGACAAGGGCGGCGCCCAGCTCGCCCTGATGAACCCCGGTGGCATCCGGGCGGACCTGGTGCAGCAGGCGTCCGGCAGTGAGGGCGACGGCGTGGTGACCTACGCCGAGGCATTCGCCGTACAGCCGTTCACCAACATGATGAACGTGATCGACCTGACCGGCGCTCAGCTCATCGCGGGCCTCCAGCAGCAGGTCAGCGGCTCCAACGAGGCCGCGCCGAAGATCCTCCAGGTCTCCCGGGGCTTCACCTACACCCTGGACCTGACCAAGTCCGGCGCCGACCGGGTGGTCGTCTCCTCGGTCAGGCTCAACGGTGAGCCGATCGACCCGGCCAAGACCTACCGCGTCGCGATGAACGAGTTCCTCGCGGGAGGCGGCGACGGCTTCGCGGCCTTCGCCGGGGGCACCAACAAGCTGGTCGGCGCCTCCGACCTGGATGTCTTCACCGACTATCTGACCGCCCACTCCTCCGCGGCGGCTCCGCTGGCCCCGCCGGCCCAGGACCGGATCACCGTGGTCGGCCCGGGCAGCGACCTGAACTGA
- a CDS encoding S1C family serine protease, whose amino-acid sequence MSEQPQQQSSSPDQPQTPPQVLEGTVVGHPQSTYGQYAYREDFGTPTAATAEPAPEETAAPAAGHRAGKPRLRGRMVLAAAVATLAALAGGVTGGVVAADHGTTTAAAGSTVARTVAEKTSAGASTVAAIAAAVSPSVVEISVKSDSGSSTGTGVILTSGGQILTNYHVISSAVDEGGTVTVTFSDGSTASARVTGTDKALDVAVIKASGVSGLTPAALGDSDAVAVGDAVVAIGSPEGLTGTVTSGIISARNRQVTVQVDEESTRGNGGFGFPRLPGGDGFPGSSGSGSSGSGSSGSGSSGSSGSSGSSGSTATYQAFQTDAALNPGNSGGPLINASGQVIGINSAMYSSSGSSAGSSDAGSIGLGFAIPINAVRKVLPQLQSGQTLSA is encoded by the coding sequence ATGAGCGAACAGCCGCAGCAGCAGAGCAGCAGCCCGGACCAGCCGCAGACCCCGCCGCAGGTGCTGGAGGGCACCGTCGTCGGGCACCCCCAGTCCACCTACGGCCAGTACGCCTACCGCGAGGACTTCGGCACTCCCACCGCCGCCACCGCCGAACCCGCGCCCGAGGAGACCGCAGCGCCGGCCGCCGGACACCGCGCCGGAAAGCCCCGGCTGCGCGGCCGGATGGTGCTGGCCGCCGCCGTGGCCACACTGGCCGCGCTGGCCGGCGGGGTCACCGGTGGGGTGGTCGCGGCCGACCACGGCACCACCACCGCCGCCGCCGGCTCCACGGTGGCGCGTACGGTCGCCGAGAAGACCTCGGCCGGCGCCTCCACCGTGGCCGCCATCGCCGCCGCCGTCTCCCCCAGCGTGGTCGAGATCTCGGTGAAGTCCGACAGCGGCTCCTCGACCGGCACCGGAGTGATCCTCACCTCGGGCGGCCAGATCCTCACCAACTACCACGTGATCTCCTCTGCGGTGGACGAGGGCGGCACCGTCACCGTCACCTTCTCCGACGGCTCCACCGCGAGTGCCCGGGTGACCGGCACCGACAAGGCGCTGGATGTGGCGGTGATCAAGGCGTCCGGTGTCAGCGGGCTGACCCCCGCCGCGCTCGGTGACTCCGATGCGGTGGCCGTCGGGGACGCGGTGGTCGCCATCGGCTCGCCCGAAGGACTCACCGGCACCGTCACCTCCGGCATCATCAGCGCCAGGAACCGCCAGGTCACCGTGCAGGTGGACGAGGAGTCCACGCGCGGCAACGGCGGCTTCGGCTTCCCCCGGCTGCCCGGCGGGGACGGCTTCCCGGGGTCCTCGGGGTCTGGGTCCTCGGGGTCGGGGTCCTCGGGATCGGGGTCCTCGGGATCGTCTGGCTCGTCCGGGTCCTCGGGCTCCACGGCGACGTACCAGGCGTTCCAGACCGACGCCGCGCTCAACCCCGGCAACTCCGGCGGCCCGCTGATCAACGCCTCCGGCCAGGTCATCGGCATCAACTCGGCGATGTACTCCTCCTCCGGCTCCAGCGCCGGCAGCAGCGACGCCGGCTCCATCGGCCTGGGCTTCGCCATCCCGATCAACGCCGTGCGGAAGGTGCTGCCCCAGCTCCAGTCCGGCCAGACGCTCTCCGCCTGA
- a CDS encoding response regulator transcription factor produces the protein MTPPDADRTHPEAPGTTARILVVDDEPALRDALESSLAFEGYDVCTATDGLEALDAVAREKPELVLLDVMMPRMDGLTAVRRMRSRGDAVPVLMLTARDAVGDRVTGLDVGADDYLAKPFDLDELLARVRALLRRSALATEAARLEEAADDEVLAFEGLRMNTATREVTRDGRPVELTRTEFMLLEMFLAHPRQVLTREQILKAVWGFDFEPSSNSLDVYVMYLRRKTEAGGLPRLIQTVRGVGYALRAAARAA, from the coding sequence ATGACGCCCCCCGACGCCGACAGGACCCACCCCGAGGCGCCCGGAACCACCGCCCGCATCCTCGTGGTCGATGACGAACCGGCCCTGCGCGACGCACTGGAGAGCAGCCTCGCCTTCGAGGGCTATGACGTGTGCACCGCCACCGACGGCCTGGAGGCCCTGGACGCCGTCGCGCGGGAGAAGCCCGAGCTGGTGCTGCTCGACGTCATGATGCCGCGCATGGACGGCCTCACCGCCGTCCGCCGGATGCGGTCGCGGGGGGACGCCGTACCCGTCCTGATGCTCACCGCCCGCGATGCCGTGGGCGACCGCGTCACCGGACTCGACGTGGGCGCCGACGACTACCTCGCCAAACCCTTCGACCTCGACGAGCTGCTCGCCCGGGTCCGCGCCCTGCTACGCCGCAGCGCCCTCGCCACCGAGGCCGCCCGGCTGGAGGAGGCCGCCGACGACGAGGTGCTCGCCTTCGAGGGGCTGCGGATGAACACCGCCACCCGCGAGGTCACCCGTGACGGGCGGCCCGTGGAGCTGACCCGCACCGAGTTCATGCTGCTGGAGATGTTCCTGGCCCACCCCCGGCAGGTGCTCACCCGCGAGCAGATCCTCAAGGCGGTCTGGGGCTTCGACTTCGAGCCCTCCTCCAACTCACTGGACGTCTATGTGATGTACCTCCGCCGCAAGACCGAGGCCGGCGGCCTGCCCCGGCTCATCCAGACCGTGCGCGGCGTCGGCTACGCCCTGCGCGCCGCCGCCCGCGCCGCCTGA